One segment of Rosa chinensis cultivar Old Blush chromosome 6, RchiOBHm-V2, whole genome shotgun sequence DNA contains the following:
- the LOC112172801 gene encoding uncharacterized protein LOC112172801, whose amino-acid sequence MSRMKLDRKPPLAKSPIRVRPPSLVLRSGATSLQTPPGSLTKSQKPSRMEEPDLRPEYRSISCELRALAKMVGKEFGDEDCEKAGGVRANSSPLFERGRFYEEYSARRNERLRKKYGGTGEEFKSAFKQKLGVAVESAKRGSGTRKLESIRKSVSAAYSVEPPRYMLRSMSKDNKKPPLSQPPALYSAQKSVIGGGRKTASRRVGY is encoded by the exons ATGTCAAGGATGAAACTGGACCGCAAGCCTCCGCTGGCCAAGTCCCCGATCCGGGTCCGACCGCCCAGTCTGGTCCTCCGATCAGGCGCAACCTCTCTGCAAACCCCACCAG GGTCGCTGACGAAATCCCAGAAACCGAGCCGGATGGAGGAACCGGATCTCCGGCCAGAGTACCGCTCCATTTCCTGCGAATTGAGGGCTCTGGCTAAGATGGTCGGCAAGGAATTCGGGGATGAAGATTGCGAAAAGGCCGGTGGGGTTCGTGCTAATTCAAGCCCTTTGTTTGAGAGGGGGAGATTCTATGAGGAATACTCTGCTAGAAGAAATGAGAGGCTGAGGAAGAAGTATGGCGGAACAGGGGAGGAGTTCAAGTCTGCGTTTAAGCAGAAGCTGGGGGTTGCGGTGGAGTCTGCGAAGCGAGGCAGTGGGACTAGGAAGCTCGAAAGCATCAGGAAATCGGTGTCTGCGGCCTACTCGGTGGAGCCGCCGAGGTATATGCTGAGAAGTATGAGCAAGGATAATAAGAAGCCTCCTCTGTCTCAGCCTCCTGCTCTGTATTCTGCTCAGAAATCCGTGATAGGAGGGGGAAGGAAGACAGCATCTCGAAGAGTTGGGTATTAG